The Candidatus Scalindua japonica DNA window GACCATCCGCAGTTACTCTTTCTTCGGATTTTCCTCTATTTATATCATTTTCAATGAAGACATCGAATTCTACTGGTCAAGGACCAGGGTACTTGAAAAACTGAACAGCCTTGCCGCAGGAACCTTACCTGCAGAGGTCCAACCAACTCTTGGGCCTGATGCAACCTCATTAGGTCAGGTTTACTGGTATACACTCGAAGGACGAGATCCTGACGGAAATCCGATTGGCGGGTGGGACTTGAATGAGCTTCGCACCATACAGGACTGGTCTGTCAGGTACTTTCTGTTGGCGGCCCAGGGAATTAGTGAGGTGGCTTCTATCGGAGGCTATGTACAGGAGTATCAAATTGACGTTGACCCTGATGCTATGCGAGCTGCCCATGTAACCCTGGAAGATGTTTTTGTGGCGGTACGTATGTCCAATATTGATGTTGGCGCACGAACTATTGAAGTAAACAAGGTAGAATACATAATCCGAGGTCTGGGATTCATAGAAAAAGTTAAAGACATAGAAACGTCGGTAATTACTGTTAACGATAATGTGCCAATTTACATAAAGGATGTCGCGAAGGTTGCTTTGGGTCCTGCTTTGCGTCGGGGCGCCCTTGACAAAGGAGGGGCCGAGGCAACCGGAGGTAGTGTTGTTGTCAGATATGGCTTTAATCCGTTGGAAGCAATAAAGAATGTTAAGGAAAAGATTGATGGAATATCGCCTGGGCTTCCGACTAAGGCAGTTGTTGACTATAAAAAAACAACGCGTACAGAAGTTGAAGCTTTTGCTGATGACAATGGATTTAATGCCTACAATAACACGGAACTGAACCAGAAGGATTGGCTAAATTGGTTGCTTAAAAATTCACGCGAAGATTGGCCTTATTGGGTAAATACCAGCCACGTTACAATAGTGCCATTCTACGACCGTTCAGGACTTATCTATGAGACATTGGGTACATTAAATACAGCGCTCACTGAGGAAATCCTGGTTACGATCATAGTTGTGCTTGTATTGGTAATGCATCTTCGTAGTTCCATCTTAATCAGTGCGCTGCTTCCAATTGCTGTGCTTATGTGTTTCATTGCGATGAAAACCTTTGGTGTGGATGCTAATATTGTAGCCCTGTCCGGTATAGCTATAGCCATAGGAACAATGGTAGATATGGGAATCATCATGTGTGAGAATATACTTAAACACTTGGATGAAGCCCGTCCGGAGGAAAACAGTCTGGACGTAATCTTCCGTGCTACCAGAGAAGTTTCCGGTGCTATAACAACTGCCGTTTCAACTACAATAGTAAGCTTTTTACCAGTATTTACCATGATTGGCGCTGAAGGTAAATTATTTAAACCATTAGCGTTTACCAAAACCTTTGCTCTCTTCTCTTCGGTTATTGTTGCATTAACTATCATCCCCCCGGCAGCCCATATCCTGTTTACTGCGAAAATCAGGACCCGAAGAATTAAACAGTTTTTATTGTCAGGGCTAATTGCGACGGGTATTGTCATCAGCATTTGGCTTGCCTGGTGGGCAGGTATTATCATTGTCGCTCTAGGGGCTTATCATTTAGCAGAAGAGTACTTGCCGTCTCACATAAGAAGTTATGGGAAGTGGGTAATCATTATAGCCGCCGCCCTATTGGTTGGTATACTTCTGACTAATCACTGGCTCCCACTTGGTCAGGAAAAGGGTTTACTGCGTAATCTTGTATTTGTTGCGCTGCTAATTGGAGGTTTGTTAATATTTTTCCAGATCTTTCAACGGTTTTTGTATGCACCTATCCTCATGTGGTGCCTGGATCATAAGAAGTCATTCATGTTAGTGCCAATTTTTATTTTGCTACTTGGAGTATGTGCCTGGATGGGCGTTGATCGTGTCTTCGGTTTCGTTCCGAATGCAATTCGTAGTACAACATTATGGAAAGGAGTCTCTAATACATTTCCTGGATTTGGTAAGGAATTCATGCCCCCACTTGATGAAGGATCATACCTCTACATGCCAACAACGATGCCGCATGCTTCGATAGGTGAAGTCCTTGATGTGCTGCAGTTTCAGGAT harbors:
- a CDS encoding efflux RND transporter permease subunit, which codes for MSNTGHLSEHPSGDKISFLDKITLFCLKNKLVVALMMLAIIGWGVVVAPFDWKIGFLPRNPVPVDAIPDIGENQQIVFTEWMGRSPQDVEDQITYPLTVSLLGVPGVKTIRSYSFFGFSSIYIIFNEDIEFYWSRTRVLEKLNSLAAGTLPAEVQPTLGPDATSLGQVYWYTLEGRDPDGNPIGGWDLNELRTIQDWSVRYFLLAAQGISEVASIGGYVQEYQIDVDPDAMRAAHVTLEDVFVAVRMSNIDVGARTIEVNKVEYIIRGLGFIEKVKDIETSVITVNDNVPIYIKDVAKVALGPALRRGALDKGGAEATGGSVVVRYGFNPLEAIKNVKEKIDGISPGLPTKAVVDYKKTTRTEVEAFADDNGFNAYNNTELNQKDWLNWLLKNSREDWPYWVNTSHVTIVPFYDRSGLIYETLGTLNTALTEEILVTIIVVLVLVMHLRSSILISALLPIAVLMCFIAMKTFGVDANIVALSGIAIAIGTMVDMGIIMCENILKHLDEARPEENSLDVIFRATREVSGAITTAVSTTIVSFLPVFTMIGAEGKLFKPLAFTKTFALFSSVIVALTIIPPAAHILFTAKIRTRRIKQFLLSGLIATGIVISIWLAWWAGIIIVALGAYHLAEEYLPSHIRSYGKWVIIIAAALLVGILLTNHWLPLGQEKGLLRNLVFVALLIGGLLIFFQIFQRFLYAPILMWCLDHKKSFMLVPIFILLLGVCAWMGVDRVFGFVPNAIRSTTLWKGVSNTFPGFGKEFMPPLDEGSYLYMPTTMPHASIGEVLDVLQFQDKRLSSIPEVDLAVGKLGRVESPLDPAPLSMIETVINYKPEYITDKDGHRIKFLYDGKKQEFVRDNDGNLIPDPYGKPYRQWRDHIKTPDDIWKEIVDAAQIPGTTSAPKLQPIAARIVMLQSGMRAPMGVKVKGPDLETIEKVSLVIERLLKEVPSVEAPAVIADRIVGKPYIEIDFNREAIARYGLKMRQVQDVIEIAIGGRRVTTTVEGRERYPVRIRYLRELRDQIETLGRILVAAPDGTQIPLEQVADINYVRGPQVIKSEDTFLVGYVLFDMKAGQAEVDVVEECQQYLQMKIESGEFILPPGISYTFAGSYENQIRSQKTLSVVLPVALFIIFIILYFQFKSAITSLLVFSGILVAWSGGFLMIWCYGEPWFLNFDIFGTNMRDLFQVHTINLSVAIWVGFLALFGIASDDGVVISTYLDQNFWKQKITSYKDAREATVEAGLRRVRPCLMTTATTILALIPILTSTGRGSDIMVPMAIPSFGGMLIEIMTMLIVPVLYCAVQEWKIKHNIKDAKFMEHA